The Nitrospinaceae bacterium genome includes the window CGACAGCAAACATCTGCGTTTCTCGGACAGTAGTGGAAAACGCGGTGCGAATAATTTCCCTGGCTGATTCTTCGGCGATGGCAATGAGCCGGCTCCAAAGAACCTCTAGAGTTATCGGGTCGATACCCTTACGGGTCATCTTGGATTTACCTCCTACAGCTCAATGATTAGGTTCAGGTTTTTATCGATCGAAAAATTCGAGCGAGACCCGATTACTGTTGTGGTTTCACGCTCCTCAACAAGGGCCGGCCCCTTGAACTTCTGGTTTGGCCGTAGAAGGTAGCGGTTGTAAACATTAACCTTCCTGAATCCCTTGGTCTCCGGCAGGAAAATCCGCTGTGTTCCTTTGAGCGGGTTGCCGCTTCCCTTGGTGGGGAAGTTGGAGAATTTGAAATTGACTTCAGGAGAGGGGCCGATGCCGAAGATGCGCCAGTTGAATACACGGAGCGGAACATCTTTGATGGCGCGACCGTGTGTTTCGATATAATGGTCCAAGAACGATTTTTCGATAATTTCCAAGTGGTTCGGCTTGAGCGGTCCTGCAGGAATCGGAACCGTCATCGGGAAGCCTTGGCCCTCGAAGCTTATGTCGGCCATACGCTCAATCTTAATGTCGCGCTCTTTCACGCCAGCGTCCTTGAGGATGTCGTGACACTGATTTTCCCGCTCGACCATCAGCGTGTTGAGCTTTGCCAGATCGATGTCCTCAAGCGAGGCGACATAACTATCGACTGTATCAACCTTGAAGGGCACGGTGAGCAGTCCCAGGCTTGAGGCGAGCCCAGCCGCAGGCGGGCAGATGATGCGATGGATGCCAACTTTTCTCGCCAGATGGAATGCGTGGACGGGTCCGGCGCCGCCTGTCGCGACGAGCGTGAAGTTGCGGGGGTCTTTTCCGCGCTCGGAGAGTTGGATTCGCGTGGCGGCGGCCATGGTCTCGTTTACGAGTTCATGAATACCCCAAGCGGCCTGAACTTCCTGGGTCTTGAGCGGCTCAGCAATGTTTTTCCGGATGGCCTGGGCTGCTGCCTCGGGGAAAATATCCATTACCCCGCCGAGGAAATAGTCTGGGTTGATGTAGCCCAGAATAAGATCTGCATCGGTGACGGTTGGCTTGTCGCCGCCGAGTCCGTAGCAAGCCGGGCCGGGTGTGGCGCCCTGGCTCTCAGGCCCCACCTTGAGGAGCCCCATCTCGTCGATGTAGGCGATGCTCCCGCCACCAGCTCCGGCCTCGATCAGGTCGATGCAGGGAACCTGGATGGGAAGCCCGCTGTTTTTCTTGAACCGCTTTACCCGGGCGATTTCGAAGTTGAATGTAAAATGTGGTTTGGATTTTTCGATGATGCAGGTCTTGGCCGTGGTGCCGCCCATGTCGAAGGCAATCAGATCTTCATAACCACTCTGACCGCCGAAGTAGGCGGCCGAAAGTGCACCACCCGCCGGGCCTGACTCGATCATCCGGACAGGTGTTCTTGAGGCTGAACCGGCGGTGGCAATGCCCCCATTCGAGAGCATGATATAAAGCGGTACATCATCAAGATTCGCTTCGAGGTCTTCAAGATATCTCGAAACGATTGGTTGAATATAGGCGTTCACAACGGTTGTGGACGTTCTCTCGTATTCGCGAATCTCGGGACACACCATGGACGAGAGGCTGAAGTTGATGTGCGGGAACGATTCGACGATGGCCTCGGCGATGGCGTCCTCGTGCTCGGAATTGATGTAGGAGTGAAGCAGGCACACGGCGATAGAGTTTGCTCCTTTATCGACGAGTTCCTGTATGGTGACTTTCACTTCCTGGGGGCTGAGCGGCTGCAGGACTTCTCCTGTGCCCGAGATGCGCTCGGTGAGCTCGCTCCGCATCGGACCCGGAACCAGTGGTTCGGGAAACTCCGGGACGAGATCGTAAATGTCGTATCTCGATTCGCGGCCGATGAGGAGGACATCCTGGAAGCCTTTGGTGGTTACGAGGCCGGTGGTGGCGCCTTTGCGCTCGATGATGGCGTTGGTGGCCAGTGTCGTGGCATGTATGGCTTGGCCAAGTTCCTTGAAGCGGAATCCAGACTCATCGAGCAACGATCTGAGCCCGGCTAGGGCTCCGATGGATGGATCGTGAGAGGTGGTGAGATATTTCCCGACCAAGGATTTACCGCTACCGAGGTCGTAAATCACGATGTCGGTGAAAGTACCGCCAATATCTATTGCGGCGATCAGCTTTCGCCGTGCCGATGCTTTGGGGCGTGGTTGAGTAGTCATATGGGGTTTATCACTCGAGGTTTATTGGGTGGTTTTCCCTTCCACCCGCAGT containing:
- a CDS encoding hydantoinase/oxoprolinase family protein produces the protein MTTQPRPKASARRKLIAAIDIGGTFTDIVIYDLGSGKSLVGKYLTTSHDPSIGALAGLRSLLDESGFRFKELGQAIHATTLATNAIIERKGATTGLVTTKGFQDVLLIGRESRYDIYDLVPEFPEPLVPGPMRSELTERISGTGEVLQPLSPQEVKVTIQELVDKGANSIAVCLLHSYINSEHEDAIAEAIVESFPHINFSLSSMVCPEIREYERTSTTVVNAYIQPIVSRYLEDLEANLDDVPLYIMLSNGGIATAGSASRTPVRMIESGPAGGALSAAYFGGQSGYEDLIAFDMGGTTAKTCIIEKSKPHFTFNFEIARVKRFKKNSGLPIQVPCIDLIEAGAGGGSIAYIDEMGLLKVGPESQGATPGPACYGLGGDKPTVTDADLILGYINPDYFLGGVMDIFPEAAAQAIRKNIAEPLKTQEVQAAWGIHELVNETMAAATRIQLSERGKDPRNFTLVATGGAGPVHAFHLARKVGIHRIICPPAAGLASSLGLLTVPFKVDTVDSYVASLEDIDLAKLNTLMVERENQCHDILKDAGVKERDIKIERMADISFEGQGFPMTVPIPAGPLKPNHLEIIEKSFLDHYIETHGRAIKDVPLRVFNWRIFGIGPSPEVNFKFSNFPTKGSGNPLKGTQRIFLPETKGFRKVNVYNRYLLRPNQKFKGPALVEERETTTVIGSRSNFSIDKNLNLIIEL